From the Colletotrichum lupini chromosome 10, complete sequence genome, one window contains:
- a CDS encoding formyl-CoA transferase produces MPPGVSEAHKGHVYRADLDHITSYNFGRNDDIVEVIRTSPKVAAMADYSVFSEASRILNDVLLADPALRLPDSFKKAATKPTAANVAAAERYGTEYQDVQVNTDSATLFLESVLLPTVGGKQFLQNPQMAAEIAKMDIHQSSKPIRRYATNVYKTKDGRWYHLHGSMNAGPTMEMLGVEDVDVTPEEAIKIYTEKVTHWHSKEIEEVANEKYKQAGVVCYTPDEFFTSEQGKTMSKEPLWNMTRVPAPRKEWPKARDDQGFKPLAGIRIIDFSRVIAAPAVSKMLSVLGADVLRVSCDKLPDFGATMPDLQTGKRDTNIDLKTDDGKRTFAELVKGADILVDGYRPGALKRLGFDTTSLRELNPSLIYMRENCYGFKGPLAHRSGWQQISDCLVGLSHLQGKFLGLDEAVVPLLPNSDYQTGLVGATAAIQALIARTSEDVTFDIEISLTQYNIWYYNLGLYSEEQQRELRARDPDFSPRHYDDMGTLVGRTHQSWKKIRPDIFTHPEYFWDMSGRNYGLDEDIRVLAPAFKFQTTQIGWEEPTGRRGRSKPEWIS; encoded by the exons ATGCCACCG GGAGTTTCCGAGGCGCACAAAGGACATGTATATAGGGCCGATCTTGATCATATAACTTCCTACAACTTTGGCAGGAACGACGATATCGTTGAGGTCATCCGTACTTCACCAAAGGTTGCAGCCATGGCAGACTATTCAGTCTTTTCCGAGGCATCTCGAATTCTCAATGATGTTTTGCTGGCCGACCCCGCCTTGCGTCTCCCAGACTCTTTCAAGAAAGCCGCTACAAAA CCCACCGCAGCTAACGTCGCTGCGGCAGAGAGGTACGGAACAGAGTATCAAGATGTCCAAGTCAACACCGACTCCGCGACGCTTTTCCTGGAATCCGTTCTGCTGCCAACGGTCGGCGGCAAGCAGTTTCTTCAGAACCCGCAGATGGCGGCAGAGATTGCCAAGATGGACATACACCAGTCCTCAAAGCCCATCAGGCGGTACGCAACAAATGTCTACAAAACCAAGGACGGCAGATGGTACCACTTGCACGGGTCGATGAACGCTGGGCCAACAATGGAGATGTTGGGTGTTGAAGATGTCGACGTGACCCCAGAAGAAGCCATCAAGATCTACACCGAGAAAGTCACCCATTGGCATTCCAAAGAAATCGAAGAAGTCGCCAACGAGAAGTACAAACAAGCAGGTGTCGTATGCTACACACCAGATGAGTTCTTCACCAGCGAGCAAGGCAAAACCATGTCCAAGGAACCACTATGGAACATGACCCGAGTGCCCGCTCCGAGGAAAGAGTGGCCGAAAGCGCGAGATGATCAGGGGTTCAAGCCGCTCGCGGGCATCAGGATCATTGACTTTTCCCGGGTCATTGCGGCCCCGGCGGTGTCCAAGATGCTGAGCGTCCTCGGAGCCGATGTTCTCCGCGTGTCATGCGATAAGCTGCCCGACTTTGGGGCGACAATGCCAGACTTGCAAACGGGAAAACGGGATACCAACATTGATCTCAAGACGGACGATGGCAAGAGGACTTTTGCTGAACTCGTAAAGGGTGCCGATATCCTAGTAGATGGATATCGTCCAGGTGCTCTAAAGAGACTGGGATTCGATACGACCTCCTTGCGAGAGTTGAATCCCAGCCTGATCTACATGCGGGAGAACTGTTACGGATTCAAGGGACCACTAGCTCATCGATCTGGATGGCAGCAGATTAGTGACTGCTTGGTTGGGCTTTCTCATCTGCAAGGCAAATTTCTCGGCCTAGATGAGGCTGTTGTCCCGCTTTTGC CCAACTCTGATTACCAGACAGGCTTGGTTGGTGCCACGGCTGCCATCCAGGCCTTGATTGCTCGTACATCGGAGGATGTCACGTTTGATATTGAGATCAGCTTGACGCAGTACAATATTTGGTACTACAACCTGGGCCTTTACTCCGAAGAGCAGCAACGAGAGCTCAGAGCCCGGGATCCCGACTTCAGCCCGCGGCATTACGACGATATGGGCACTCTAGTTGGTAGGACGCACCAGTCTTGGAAGAAGATTCGCCCCGACATCTTCACCCATCCCGAATACTTCTGGGACATGAGCGGACGGAACTACGGGCTCGACGAGGACATCAGAGTTCTGGCTCCCGCGTTCAAGTTTCAAACGACTCAAATTGGGTGGGAGGAGCCGACAGGTCGAAGAGGAAGGTCGAAGCCCGAGTGGATCTCATGA
- a CDS encoding fungal specific transcription factor produces MKKVKCDGGRPKCTRCLELSLMCNYADVVKPFKRRTRSSRAQATAGTSVSGSPDDGSTRAERQHSSFMRNATLSFYRYSYSSIDLFVNYGSNQLPCNRDTNTLGPSSAIALFRTRPPPFDEQTASARRPNTQSGSKTGSWSLWTHSKLQGVFEKRVHCHLPSWPEALSLVTAFFEEKYMALPLFHPPAFVALLGQQYSGDFDGGPAWWTSFNAVLAISQRRRVEQGMSDDKELAWGYAANALDTVLDILMRATQVMSVQALLILAWFFLGTPNPQPSFMLVANAIRLAHTIGLHRKECSSSLSPIEKATRANVFWLAFSLDRELSLRTGRPPAQDFGGFEVDLPDLLLQHDFSTHAPSNGLVNIFIAASRLAVIQAKLYSKIYLGEGVNPGVISDATQALNQDLDDWRAEFSTVLDLDSHPELTNYSSVLRLNYTYRHCVILVHRAQSEYDWRSLASSERSSTVLSGQVTTSIQNSVDAARAILQLDVLVPDTWKSLTWDVIPISVTATLILSLYTLRRPRTPNVAEDLGSVSKALKRLASIEFSEPGSYLTPVRTVCQDAYRAALGAFNTSNSTSSQPGNTTSDQGQTAAHGKQVHQESTSDTMRDSSQVALSDLSPLLEPHHEATSNPSNGINGTSFLPFDQNTLDSWGVPWGFEHLLGDDTSMFI; encoded by the exons ATGAAGAAGGTCAAGTGTGACGGCGGTAGACCCAAGTGTACTAGATGTCTGGAGCTGTCTCTCATGTGCAACTATGCCGACGTTGTTAAACCATTCAAGCGGCGGACGCGGTCCAGTAGGGCGCAGGCAACAGCTGGAACCTCAGTGTCCGGATCACCTGATGATGGCTCGACTCGAGCCGAA CGGCAGCACTCCTCCTTCATGCGGAACGCGACCCTCTCCTTCTATAG atattcatatagttcaattgatctcttcgtcaactacggttcgaaccaactaccctgtaatagggataccaacactcTAGGCCCATCTTCCGCTATCGCGTTATTTCGAACTCGACCGCCACCGTTCGACGAGCAAACAGCATCGGCCCGGCGTCCAAATACCCAGTCGGGCTCAAAAACAGGATCTTGGTCTCTATGGACTCACTCCAAATTACAAGGAGTCTTTGAGAAACGGGTTCACTGCCATCTGCCGTCGTGGCCTGAAGCTCTTTCACTGGTTACGGCCTTCTTCGAGGAAAAATACATGGCTTTACCGCTCTTCCACCCACCTGCCTTTGTCGCACTGCTTGGTCAGCAATATTCTGGAGATTTCGATGGTGGCCCTGCCTGGTGGACCTCATTCAACGCTGTTCTGGCAATTTCTCAAAGGAGACGCGTTGAACAAGGGATGTCTGACGACAAGGAACTGGCCTGGGGCTATGCGGCCAACGCACTCGACACGGTTCTGGACATACTCATGAGGGCCACTCAAGTCATGTCGGTCCAAGCTCTGCTGATATTAGCCTGGTTCTTTCTGGGAACTCCCAATCCACAGCCCAGCTTCATGTTGGTTGCCAACGCCATTCGACTCGCACACACCATCGGGTTACACAGAAAGGAGTGCAGCTCGTCGCTGAGCCCTATAGAGAAAGCGACGAGAGCCAATGTATTCTGGCTTGCTTTCTCTCTGGACCGAGAGTTGAGTCTACGGACCGGGCGGCCTCCTGCGCAAGATTTCGGCGGCTTTGAGGTTGATTTGCCTGATTTACTGTTGCAGCATGACTTCAGCACCCATGCTCCTTCCAACGGGCTGGTCAACATTTTCATAGCCGCTTCTCGCCTGGCTGTCATCCAAGCTAAACTATATTCCAAGATTTATCTTGGAGAAGGGGTTAACCCAGGCGTCATTTCAGATGCTACGCAAGCACTAAACCAGGACTTAGATGACTGGCGAGCGGAGTTTTCGACAGTCTTGGATCTTGATAGTCATCCCGAGCTGACCAACTACTCTTCTGTTCTACGCTTGAACTACACCTATCGGCATTGCGTGATTCTGGTTCATCGGGCACAGAGCGAATATGACTGGAGGTCTTTGGCGTCGTCGGAGCGGTCATCTACAGTTCTGTCAGGCCAGGTCACAACCTCTATTCAGAACTCTGTGGATGCTGCTAGAGCAATTCTCCAGCTGGATGTACTCGTCCCGGATACCTGGAAAAGCTTGACTTG GGACGTGATTCCGATCAGTGTCACTGCCACCCTCATCCTGTCCCTTTATACTTTGCGTCGACCCCGCACACCAAACGTCGCCGAGGACCTCGGTTCTGTCTCAAAAGCTCTGAAGCGTCTTGCCTCCATCGAATTTTCTGAACCTGGCTCATATTTGACTCCGGTACGAACGGTGTGTCAGGATGCGTACAGGGCTGCCCTAGGGGCCTTCAATACGTCCAACAGCACATCATCGCAACCAGGAAATACGACCTCTGACCAAGGCCAAACTGCCGCTCACGGCAAACAAGTCCACCAAGAGAGCACTTCGGACACCATGCGAGACTCTTCTCAAGTGGCTTTATCAGATCTTTCTCCCCTGCTCGAGCCTCATCACGAAGCAACTTCGAATCCAAGCAACGGGATCAACGGAACTAGCTTTTTGCCGTTTGACCAGAATACCCTCGATTCTTGGGGTGTTCCTTGGGGATTTGAACATCTTTTGGGAGACGATACTTCGATGTTCATCTGA
- a CDS encoding transmembrane amino acid transporter — MDHDQTRQQQAHAADNKDTKSSDGAAVAPQFSRDAVFPGEVVGEVTDLNRQDLEKQKAAQGSAHFHRLGWKRLTVVLIVEAIALGSLSLPAAFASLGMVAGVIVCVALGLIAIYTSDVVGQVKIKFPHVSHYADAGQLMFGRWGYEIIGAMFALQLTFLVSSHTLTGAIAFGNITNDGACSIVFAVVSAIILLILAIPPSFAEVAILGYIDFVSIILAIGITIIATGINRGEITTAPWSAWPKDGITFAEAFIAITNVVFAYSFAICQFSFMDEMHTPTDYKKSIWALGLIEIFIYTFTGALIYAFVGQDVKSPALLSAGNTISKIAFGVALPVIFISGSINTTVVGRYIHGRVYKDSIIRFINTKMGWITWLGLITVITIIAFIIAEAIPFFSELLSISSSLFISGFTFYFPALMWFMLMREGSVFAKENLMKTALNGLAFIIGIVVLLCGTYASIVEIDLKFKTGKISSPFTCASLA, encoded by the exons ATGGATCACGACCAGACTAGACAACAGCAGGCTCATGCCGCCGACAACAAGGACACCAAGTCCTCCGACGGCGCCGCTGTCGCCCCCCAATTTTCCCGCGATGCCGTCTTCCCCGGCGAAGTAGTCGGCGAAGTCACCGACCTCAACCGCCAGGATCTCGAGAAGCAAAAGGCCGCCCAGGGCAGCGCCCACTTCCACCGCCTCGGCTGGAAGCGTCTCACCGTCGTCCTCATCGTCGAGGCCATCGCCCTCGGCAGTCTGTCTCTCCCCGCCGCCTTCGCCTCCCTCGGTATGGTCGCCGGCGTGATTGTGTGCGTCGCCTTGGGCTTGATCGCCATTTACACCAGTGACGTCGTCGGTCAGGTCAAGATCAAGTTCCCTCACGTGTCGCACTACGCCGACGCCGGTCAGCTCATGTTTGGCCGCTGGGGCTACGAAATCATCGGTGCCATGTTCGCGCTTCAGTTGACGTTCCTGGTTAGCTCTCACACCCTCACCGGCGCCATCGCTTTTGGCAACATCACCAACGACGGCGCGTGCTCCATTGTCTTTGCCGTCGTCTCCGCCATTATCCTGCTGATTCTTGCCATCCCCCCGTCCTTTGCCGAAGTCGCCATCCTGGGATACATTGATTTCGTCTCCATCATTCTCGCCATCGGTATCACCATCATCGCGACCGGTATCAACAGAGGTGAAATTACCACCGCTCCCTGGTCTGCCTGGCCCAAGGATGGTATCACGTTCGCCGAGGCCTTCATCGCCATCACCAACGTTGTCTTCGCTTACAGCTTTGCCATTTGCCAGTTCTCCTTCATGGACGAGATGCACACCCCGACAGACTACAAGAAGTCCATCTGGGCCCTTGGTCTGATCGAGATCTTCATCTACACCTTCACTGGCGCCCTCATCTACGCCTTTGTTGGCCAGGATGTCAAGTCCCCTGCCCTGCTGTCCGCCGGTAACACCATCTCCAAGATTGCGTTCGGCGTTGCCCTCCCCGTCATCTTCATCTCGGGATCCATCAACACCACCGTTGTCGGCCGCTACATCCACGGTCGTGTTTACAAGGACTCCATCATCCGCTTCATCAACACCAAGATGGGCTGGATCACTTGGCTCGGTCTCATCACCGTCATCACCATCATCGCCTTCATCATCGCCGAAGCCATCCCCTTCTTCTCCGAGCTTCTGTCCATCAGCTCCTCGCTCTTCATCTCCGGCTTCACTTTCTACTTCCCTGCCCTGATGTGGTTCATGCTCATGCGCGAGGGTTCCGTCTTTGCCAAGGAGAACCTCATGAAGACTGCGCTCAACGGTCTTGCCTTCATCATCGGCATTGTTGTTCTGCTTTGCGGTACCTACGCCAGTATTGTTGAGATT GACCTCAAGTTCAAGACTGGAAAGATCAGCAGCCCCTTCACCTGCGCTTCCCTCGCTTAA
- a CDS encoding carotenoid cleavage dioxygenase 1 encodes MATTTTTKTTTTSITMSTNTKISARTVRRTAKDEEADLQMFEENRLRAPYEEWPNEAGFDGLTEERGPIELHVQGQIPVWAAGALYRTGPGSCKIEDTPKGTYYVSHWFDGFAQTHKFDITPPESPGGQTRVLYSSRRQSDDLVASIKAAGHQNRYTFGQKADPCVGMFGKFMGVFARGTAPNICVAVNANVPGFDTKDQGPAGPGHRNAVRSLWLSTDSSPLMEIDPATLEPIGLAKQEKLHPSLSGPMSCAHAQRDPVTGDMYNFNLAFAMKSTYRIFRTSFATGETEILATIAGPDAKPAYIHSFFLTESFIVLCIPSSHLGYKGLSVPWERNILDAIVPFDKTNTCKWYFIDRHQGNGVVASFDTPAGFFFHATNAFEEPAADGSDGMLDVYCEIAGYQNLNILYNLYYDVIMNRNSAGEKFWTDENKRYKNGWASLQRFKFRIPKPDDSQTQKITTVTTTPPPELVVSIPAPHAGELPTINPAHLTKRHRYVYSLSDRGLSTLLDTIVKTDADTAEALMWECPTAHTPGEPIFVPRPSSSAGGADGTDGQMAEDDGVILSVVLDGAAQTSYLLCLDARTMTELGRAECEFAVGVGFHGIHAPSGPGATSLRQTFDDRDLDVCKLVSQADMGFSLFECVDNEPVLNDLLRLSLVELDGTQLQAHRTYGAIATTGTKSTTGNMYPSSNQASPA; translated from the exons ATGGCTACCACAACCACAACCAAAACGACTACGACCTCCATAACAATGTCTACCAACACCAAGATCTCAGCCAGAACCGTCAGGCGTACCGCCAAAGACGAGGAAGCAGACCTTCAAATGTTCGAGGAGAACCGTCTCAGGGCGCCCTACGAAGAATGGCCAAATGAGGCAGGC TTCGATGGCCTCACCGAGGAACGCGGTCCCATCGAACTGCACGTCCAAGGCCAGATCCCAGTCTGGGCCGCCGGCGCCCTCTATAGAACGGGCCCGGGCAGCTGCAAGATCGAAGACACACCCAAGGGCACCTACTACGTTTCCCACTGGTTCGACGGCTTCGCCCAGACGCATAAGTTTGACATTACTCCTCCTGAATCCCCAGGCGGTCAGACCCGCGTGCTCTACTCCTCCAGACGGCAATCCGACGACCTCGTCGCCTCCATCAAAGCCGCAGGCCACCAGAACCGCTACACCTTTGGCCAAAAAGCCGACCCTTGTGTCGGGATGTTTGGCAAGTTTATGGGCGTCTTCGCCCGCGGCACTGCTCCCAATATCTGCGTTGCCGTCAACGCAAATGTCCCCGGCTTCGATACGAAAGATCAAGGCCCCGCGGGGCCAGGCCACCGTAACGCTGTCCGCAGCCTTTGGCTATCAACCGACTCAAGCCCTCTCATGGAGATTGACCCAGCGACCCTGGAACCCATCGGCCTCGCAAAGCAGGAAAAACTCCATCCGTCTCTCTCCGGTCCCATGTCCTGCGCCCACGCCCAGCGCGACCCGGTTACCGGCGACATGTACAACTTCAACCTTGCCTTCGCCATGAAGTCGACCTACCGCATCTTCCGCACTAGCTTTGCGACGGGCGAGACGGAGATTCTTGCAACTATTGCCGGGCCCGACGCGAAGCCAGCCTACATCCACAGTTTCTTCCTCACAGAATCGTTCATCGTACTATGCATTCCCTCGTCGCACTTGGGCTACAAGGGCCTCTCTGTCCCCTGGGAACGAAACATTCTAGACGCCATTGTGCCGTTCGACAAGACCAACACATGCAAGTGGTATTTCATCGATCGCCACCAGGGGAACGGCGTCGTCGCCTCTTTCGACACCCCCGCGGGCTTCTTCTTCCATGCCACAAACGCCTTTGAGGAGCCGGCGGCCGACGGCAGCGACGGCATGCTTGACGTCTATTGCGAGATAGCAGGCTACCAAAATCTCAACATTCTCTATAATCTCTACTACGACGTCATCATGAATCGCAACTCTGCCGGCGAGAAGTTTTGGACAGACGAGAACAAGCGCTACAAGAACGGCTGGGCTAGCCTCCAACGCTTCAAATTCAGAATCCCCAAACCCGACGACTCACAAACACAAAAGATAACAACAGTGACGACTACACCGCCACCGGAGCTCGTGGTCTCGATCCCGGCCCCGCACGCCGGCGAACTCCCCACAATCAACCCTGCGCACTTGACGAAACGTCACCGCTACGTCTACAGTCTCTCGGACCGCGGCCTCAGCACCCTTCTCGACACAATCGTCAAGACGGACGCCGATACCGCCGAAGCTCTCATGTGGGAGTGTCCCACGGCTCACACGCCCGGCGAGCCAATCTTTGTTCCTCGGCCTTCTTCATCCGCTGGCGGCGCCGATGGCACCGATGGACAGATGGCCGAAGACGACGGTGTGATTCTGAGCGTCGTGCTCGACGGCGCCGCGCAGACGAGTTATCTCTTGTGCCTCGATGCCAGGACCATGACGGAGCTCGGCAGGGCAGAGTGCGAGTTTGCCGTTGGCGTTGGCTTCCACGGCATCCATGCCCCTTCCGGACCGGGCGC AACTTCATTGCGGCAGACTTTCGACGACAGGGATTTAGACGTCTGCAAACTGGTTTCTCAGGCTGACATGGGTTTCAGTCTTTTCGAATGTGTTGATAATGAGCCTGTACTGAATGATTTGCTACGGCTGAGCTTGGTTGAGCTGGAT GGCACTCAGCTGCAGGCTCATCGAACATATGGCGCAAT CGCAACTACTGGTACGAAAAGCACAACGGGGAACATGTACCCTTCGAGCAACCAAGCATCTCCGGCATGA
- a CDS encoding alpha-1,4-glucan lyase: MGGGDVSATKLRDHFIFKKADDFFQDEIDGQGSGIKQPKSVSYSDTDQKLPDGKLNPACSHGRIFRFNDGSLLLVQFLRPRVWRIRFDPHNTEPSHFSDYNTRTLIRDTTTELISILDKCEELAWQVELIEDDQYYILQSVVQRTPNAPPEKEVQLWISRNPFQITAVRLLKSLAPAEARPVPQTFEKDVVESLTLPVNEGFRPAVIWKTKPRGLLYGEHSAILCLDKSITADYMGFGEQGGKDLFKKKTYMNYFNFDNMRYQNVYGVGPLDDREPLYHSEPYWIEVDAQPGYQTQIGTFIDNYSQICVDIGMKDPTQLRVATRFNSFQGIFFAGDSIQEVIQLYTSVVGKPKLKPRYVLGYHQGCYGYDTQEMVLDAVHRYRQANFPIDGMHIDVDMQDDYRTFTIDKRPGHFPNPEWMFSELRRLGVKCSTNITPYISNVPSGSYNTLNEGLENQYFLKDERELDPSAPGALEQRYIQYGTSNLYFTNPNTDKPDYWDGDDYTFSNSFNKSVPFHGGVYYGWKNGHPGHYPNLNNKAVRYWWGKQYEYLFETGLDFVWQDMTQPCIAEQYGDMKSLPFRLLLDSDGWSGDPKAADKKKAIEIWSLYSYNLHKATYHGLNHLHMKTKDKKNDKLAWRENRRNFIIGRGSFAGSHRFAGLWTGDNSSTWEFLRISVAQVLALGLSGVTISGADVGGFEFIESERNYPNPELIIRWYGAYSLLPWFRNHYTRFRTWIDGPNQGKMRKDGKWFQEPYAYQLHYEQHKDQFQGREAEIYRAVLPTCRYLIRLRYSLMQLLYDAMFENMINGLPIARAMPVTDHLDRSLFSADNRRFTSSQYMVRKDLLVAPALVGEDGRKKKSRKVYLPYPDSWYPLNLRPDDPLGVPLGPAASGGQRIEYDCRISDDERQLPYSTPMYVREGAIIPKVGVRDYVADPSTTPQNANPITVHVYPGKDNIYDMYLDDGISRDSAPKNSTLETAVGARPWYGEAHHYDGLADAQANDNYTKVQIKQFTQKRLSDQEDFGKYTRRLTANAPHNKFGAEASKYIGTDYTFVFWHRGESNLDSIKVNVTGADLHYNVNHGVRATIVTVPISAVHSEKGVEITLEFDGDY; the protein is encoded by the exons ATGGGCGGCGGAGACGTCTCAGCTACCAAACTTCGAGATCACTTCATCTTCAAGAAGGCCGACGACTTCTTCCAGGATGAGATTGATGGTCAGGGCTCTGGTATAAAGCAGCCCAAGTCGGTGTCGTACAGCGATACCGACCAAAAGCTCCCTGACGGCAAACTCAACCCAGCGTGTAGCCATGGAAGAATCTTCAGATTCAATGATGGATCTCTGCTTCTTGTTCAGTTCTTGAGGCCAAGAGTATGGAGAATTCGCTTTGATCCGCATAACACGGAGCCATCTCACTTTTCGGACTACAACAC CCGTACTCTCATCCGAGATACCACCACCGAGCTGATTAGCATCTTGGACAAGTGCGAAGAGCTCGCATGGCAGGTTGAGCTGATTGAAGATGACCAATACTACATTTTGCAGTCGGTCGTTCAGCGGACCCCCAATGCACCCCCTGAGAAGGAGGTTCAGCTTTGGATTTCTCGCAACCCTTTCCAAATCACCGCAGTTCGTCTTTTGAAGAGCCTTGCTCCCGCTGAGGCGAGACCCGTGCCGCAGACGTTCGAGAAGGATGTCGTCGAAAGCCTCACTCTTCCTGTGAACGAAGGTTTCCGCCCTGCTGTGATCTGGAAGACCAAGCCAAGGGGTTTGCTTTATGGCGAGCACTCTGCTATCTTGTGCCTGGACAAGTCCATTACGGCTGATTATATGGGCTTTGGCGAGCAAGGTGGCAAAGACCTCTTCAAGAAAAAGACGTACATGAACTACTTCA ACTTTGACAATATGAGGTACCAGAACGTCTACGGCGTCGGTCCCTTGGATGATCGTGAGCCTCTCTATCACTCGGAACCGTACTGGATTGAGGTGGACGCCCAACCGGGATATCAAACCCAGATCGGAACCTTCATCGACAACTACTCCCAGATCTGTGTGGACATTGGCATGAAGGACCCAACTCAGCTTCGTGTGGCGACGCGTTTCAATAGTTTCCAGGGCATCTTCTTCGCCGGAGACAGCATTCAGGAAGTCATTCAGCTATACACCTCTGTCGTCGGCAAGCCGAAGCTCAAGCCCCGATACGTCCTAGGTTATCATCAGGGGTGCTACGGCTATGATACGCAAGAGATGGTCCTGGACGCTGTCCATCGATACCGACAGGCCAACTTCCCGATTGATGGTATGCACATTGATGTCGATATGCAGGATGACTACCGCACCTTCACCATCGACAAGCGTCCGGGTCACTTCCCCAACCCGGAGTGGATGTTTTCTGAGCTGCGCAGGCTCGGTGTCAAGTGCAGCACCAACATCACGCCATACATCAGCAATGTGCCCTCTGGCTCGTACAACACGCTGAATGAAGGCCTCGAGAACCAGTACTTCCTCAAGGATGAGCGAGAGCTGGATCCTTCAGCCCCTGGCGCTCTCGAGCAGCGGTACATCCAGTACGGCACCAGCAACCTCTACTTCACCAATCCCAACACGGACAAGCCTGACTACTGGGATGGAGATGACTACACCTTCTCCAACAGCTTTAACAAGAGTGTCCCCTTCCATGGCGGCGTCTACTACGGCTGGAAGAATGGCCACCCTGGACACTACCCCAACTTGAACAACAAGGCCGTCCGCTACTGGTGGGGCAAGCAGTACGAGTATCTCTTCGAAACCGGCCTGGACTTTGTCTGGCAGGACATGACTCAGCCCTGCATCGCCGAGCAGTATGGTGATATGAAGTC CTTGCCCTTCCGCTTACTCTTGGACTCTGATGGGTGGTCTGGCGACCCCAAAGCCGCcgacaagaagaaggccaTTGAGATCTGGTCCTTGTACAGTTACAACCTGCACAAGGCCACCTACCACGGCCTCAACCACTTGCATATGAAGACCAAGGATAAGAAGAACGACAAGCTCGCGTGGCGCGAGAACCGACGCAACTTCATCATCGGACGCGGCAGCTTCGCCGGTAGCCACCGCTTCGCTGGGCTTTGGACTGGTGACAACTCGTCGACCTGGGAGTTCCTCCGCATCTCTGTTGCGCAGGTCCTCGCTCTGGGATTGTCCGGCGTCACCATCTCTGGTGCTGATGTCGGTGGATTCGAGTTCATCGAGTCTGAGAGAAACTACCCCAACCCAGAGCTGATTATTCGCTGGTACGGGGCCTACTCCCTTTTGCCCTGGTTCCG AAACCACTACACGAGGTTCCGAACCTGGATCGACGGCCCTAACCAGGGCAAGATGAGAAAGGACGGCAAGTGGTTCCAGGAGCCGTACGCCTATCAGCTGCACTACGAGCAACACAAGGATCAGTTCCAGGGTCGTGAGGCCGAGATTTACCGAGCTGTGTTGCCGACTTGCCGCTACTTGATCCGTCTTCGTTACTCGCTCATGCAACTGCTCTACGATGCCATGTTTGAGAACATGATCAACGGTCTGCCGATTGCCAGAGCCATG CCCGTCACCGACCATCTCGACCGCTCTCTGTTCAGCGCCGAT AACCGTCGCTTCACCAGTTCCCAGTATATGGTCCGAAAGGATCTCCTGGTCGCCCCTGCTCTCGTCGGGGAGGATGGGCGCAAGAAGAAGTCGAGAAAGGTCTACCTGCCGTACCCCGACTCCTGGTACCCCTTGAACCTGCGACCTGACGACCCTCTCGGCGTTCCTCTTGGTCCCGCTGCCTCTGGTGGCCAACGCATCGAGTACGACTGCCGAATCTCCGACGACGAGCGCCAACTCCCGTACTCGACTCCCATGTATGTCCGTGAAG GCGCCATCATCCCCAAGGTCGGCGTCAGGGACTACGTTGCCGATCCCAGCACGACCCCTCAAAACGCCAACCCCATCACCGTCCACGTCTACCCCGGAAAGGACAAC ATTTACGATATGTATCTCGACGACGGCATCTCCAGGGACAGCGCGCCAAAGAACTCTACATTGGAGACCGCTGTTGGCGCGCGTCCTTGGTACGGCGAGGCACACCACTACGACGGTCTTGCTGATGCCCAGGCTAACGACAACTACACAAAGGTCCAGATCAAGCAG TTCACCCAAAAGAGACTCTCCGACCAAGAGGACTTCGGAAAGTACACCCGCAGACTCACAGCCAACGCGCCCCACAACAAGTTCGGCGCCGAGGCGTCCAAGTACATTGGCACAGACTACACCTTTGTCTTTTGGCACCGCGGAGAGAGCAACCTGGACTCCATCAAGGTCAACGTCACGGGCGCGGACCTCCACTACAACGTCAACCACGGCGTCAGAGCGACCATTGTTACCGTTCCCATTTCCGCGGTTCACTCGGAGAAGGGAGTCGAGATCACGTTGGAGTTTGACGGGGACTATTAA